A section of the Kribbella sp. HUAS MG21 genome encodes:
- a CDS encoding cobalamin B12-binding domain-containing protein: MPAASPLRVVVAKPGLDGHDRGAKVVARALRDAGMEVIYTGLHQTPEQIVETAIAEDADAIGLSVLSGAHMTLFKRVRELLAEREAEDIVVFGGGIIPDADLAPLAELGVHKIFTPGATTTEIVEWVRSNVGDASASPA; the protein is encoded by the coding sequence ATGCCTGCTGCGAGCCCGTTGCGCGTCGTCGTCGCCAAGCCTGGTCTGGACGGTCACGACCGCGGTGCCAAGGTCGTCGCCCGCGCGCTGCGCGACGCCGGCATGGAGGTCATCTACACCGGCCTGCACCAGACCCCGGAGCAGATCGTGGAGACCGCGATCGCCGAGGACGCGGACGCGATCGGGCTGTCGGTGCTGTCCGGCGCGCACATGACGCTGTTCAAGCGGGTGCGCGAACTGCTCGCCGAGCGCGAGGCCGAGGACATCGTGGTGTTCGGCGGCGGGATCATCCCGGACGCCGACCTGGCGCCGCTGGCCGAGCTCGGCGTGCACAAGATCTTTACTCCCGGCGCGACCACCACCGAGATCGTCGAGTGGGTCCGCTCGAACGTCGGCGACGCCTCCGCCTCCCCGGCCTGA
- a CDS encoding M23 family metallopeptidase, whose product MTAALAAAAGAVGFSHSSLASPTQANSAVNLAALSLDSGQQLSGITTARIQARQLATRDSSRVQLADTTKTKKQSAAAKLAQARAAKLNVTQALTAKRANALAAAKAKAEAAEKKARESATRCEMMLSGYHITATFGQGGSRWARNHTGTDFAAPIGTRISSVMKGVVIFADWAGPYGRQVQVRHEDGTVTWYNHMSKFSVEVGETVYAGDQVGAVGMTGNTTGPHLHFEVRPDNGEPINPMSWLRNHCGLNP is encoded by the coding sequence TTGACCGCCGCGCTCGCCGCGGCAGCCGGAGCTGTCGGCTTCAGCCACAGCTCGCTGGCGTCACCGACCCAGGCGAACTCCGCGGTCAATCTGGCCGCGCTGAGCCTGGACAGCGGGCAGCAGCTGTCGGGGATCACCACGGCACGCATCCAGGCACGGCAGCTCGCCACCCGGGACTCCTCCCGCGTCCAGCTGGCCGACACGACCAAGACCAAGAAGCAGTCCGCGGCCGCCAAGCTGGCGCAGGCCCGGGCCGCGAAGCTGAACGTCACCCAGGCCCTCACCGCGAAGCGCGCGAACGCGCTGGCCGCCGCGAAGGCCAAGGCCGAGGCCGCCGAGAAGAAGGCCCGCGAGTCGGCCACCCGCTGCGAGATGATGCTCTCCGGCTACCACATCACCGCCACGTTCGGGCAGGGCGGCAGCCGCTGGGCCCGCAACCACACCGGCACCGACTTCGCCGCCCCGATCGGGACCCGGATCAGCTCCGTGATGAAGGGCGTGGTGATCTTCGCCGACTGGGCCGGCCCGTACGGCCGCCAGGTCCAGGTCCGGCACGAGGACGGCACCGTCACCTGGTACAACCACATGTCGAAGTTCAGCGTCGAGGTCGGCGAGACCGTGTACGCCGGTGACCAGGTCGGCGCGGTCGGGATGACCGGCAACACCACCGGGCCGCACCTGCACTTCGAGGTCCGCCCGGACAACGGCGAGCCGATCAACCCGATGTCCTGGCTGCGCAACCACTGCGGCCTGAACCCGTAA
- a CDS encoding alpha/beta fold hydrolase yields MGSWQDEVRGALDGLAYGARSALSPRVLHGAAVELGWLTTHLAMYPLGLVGGGTPALPARLNLAGLGPAQRGLLVSDVRAAGTPILLAHGIIDNHTIFALMRRQLLRRGFSGLHTFSYSPLTLDVRRTAERMGREIEAICEATGSDQVHVIGHSLGGLIARYYVQRLGGDARVHTCVTLGTPHQGTVAAKLLPWPLVKQVRPDSDLMAELAEPAPDCRTRFVAFYSDVDQLIVPQRRARIRHPDLLASNVRVHGVGHLSLPFHGEVVHRITGVLAHLDDEEPRTA; encoded by the coding sequence ATGGGTTCCTGGCAGGACGAGGTCCGCGGCGCGCTCGACGGACTCGCGTACGGCGCCCGCTCGGCCCTCTCGCCCAGGGTGCTGCACGGCGCCGCCGTCGAGCTCGGCTGGCTGACCACCCACCTCGCGATGTACCCGCTCGGCCTGGTCGGCGGCGGCACGCCCGCGTTGCCCGCGCGGCTGAACCTGGCCGGTCTCGGCCCGGCGCAGCGCGGCCTGCTGGTCAGCGACGTCCGCGCAGCCGGAACGCCGATCCTGCTCGCGCATGGGATCATCGACAACCACACGATCTTCGCGCTGATGCGCCGGCAGCTGCTGCGCCGCGGGTTCAGCGGCCTGCACACGTTCTCGTACTCCCCGCTGACGCTGGACGTACGCCGTACCGCCGAGCGGATGGGCCGCGAGATCGAGGCGATCTGCGAGGCGACCGGGTCGGACCAGGTCCACGTGATCGGGCACAGCCTCGGCGGCCTGATCGCGCGGTACTACGTCCAGCGCCTCGGCGGCGACGCCCGCGTCCACACCTGCGTCACGCTCGGTACGCCGCACCAGGGCACCGTCGCGGCCAAGCTGCTGCCGTGGCCGCTGGTCAAGCAGGTCCGCCCGGACAGCGACCTGATGGCCGAACTGGCCGAGCCGGCGCCGGACTGCCGGACCCGGTTCGTCGCGTTCTACAGCGACGTCGACCAGCTGATCGTGCCGCAGCGGCGGGCCCGGATCAGGCACCCCGACCTGCTGGCGAGTAATGTCCGGGTCCACGGCGTGGGCCACCTGTCCCTGCCGTTCCACGGCGAGGTCGTACACCGCATCACCGGCGTACTGGCCCACCTGGACGACGAAGAGCCCAGAACTGCCTGA
- a CDS encoding lanthionine synthetase LanC family protein, which yields MRYGEVAERSWSWVLGQVRWDDDGPWIPEAGDGEKPDEYVAGMHSGVGGLGHVLAEIKLGRPWTPAEQELAEGIAARIRGAIPADTTITFFDGLVSYIGSLTALGEPGSAAALDRLAALVDDEHGGWAQSFLEPPKYHENARCNDATLGTASVLMGALWALRQSPNVTARRLGGWSADWLLAEQEVTPAGLNWLFVPRRFYTVEPTEMPNFSHGLAGIVAVLAVAGVELDRPELVDAARRGAEHLVTIGITDEKGFRVPRVIPWSERHGDEYTFNWCHGGAGTAAAFSALEYAAVPEIAGETPAIWRRRCLDSVRYSGIPERLHPGFWDNDGRCCGTAGVGDAFLDTWLRDGDERDLEFAGRLGDTLVDHARPEGYWRFVEHRNEDPLLPPGVGWMQGAAGIAAYLFRLQRAVDGDRRAVARMENWWTLTR from the coding sequence ATGAGGTACGGCGAGGTCGCGGAGCGGTCCTGGTCGTGGGTGCTGGGCCAGGTCCGGTGGGACGACGACGGGCCGTGGATCCCGGAGGCCGGCGACGGCGAGAAGCCGGACGAGTACGTCGCGGGGATGCACAGCGGGGTCGGCGGGCTGGGGCACGTGCTCGCGGAGATCAAGCTCGGCAGACCGTGGACGCCTGCGGAACAAGAGCTTGCCGAGGGCATCGCCGCCCGGATCCGTGGCGCAATCCCAGCTGACACCACCATCACGTTCTTCGACGGTCTGGTGAGCTACATCGGGTCCCTGACCGCGCTCGGCGAACCCGGTTCGGCTGCTGCTTTGGACCGGCTGGCCGCACTCGTCGACGACGAGCACGGCGGCTGGGCGCAGTCGTTCCTGGAGCCCCCGAAGTACCACGAGAACGCCCGCTGCAACGACGCCACCCTCGGTACCGCATCGGTGCTGATGGGCGCCTTGTGGGCTCTCCGGCAGAGCCCGAACGTCACAGCCCGGCGTCTGGGCGGATGGAGTGCTGACTGGCTGCTTGCGGAGCAGGAGGTCACGCCGGCCGGGCTGAACTGGCTCTTCGTGCCGCGGCGGTTCTACACCGTGGAGCCGACCGAGATGCCGAACTTCTCGCACGGGCTGGCCGGGATCGTGGCGGTGCTCGCGGTGGCCGGCGTCGAGCTCGACCGGCCGGAGCTGGTCGACGCGGCGCGGCGTGGGGCTGAGCACCTGGTGACGATCGGCATCACCGACGAGAAGGGCTTCCGGGTGCCGCGGGTGATCCCGTGGTCGGAGCGGCACGGGGACGAATACACCTTCAACTGGTGTCACGGCGGCGCCGGCACCGCGGCGGCGTTCAGCGCCCTCGAGTACGCCGCCGTACCGGAGATCGCCGGTGAAACGCCCGCGATCTGGCGCCGCCGCTGCCTCGACAGCGTCCGGTACTCCGGGATCCCCGAGCGCCTGCATCCGGGCTTCTGGGACAACGACGGCCGCTGCTGCGGTACGGCCGGCGTCGGCGACGCGTTCCTCGACACCTGGCTCCGCGACGGCGACGAGCGAGACCTGGAGTTCGCCGGACGGCTGGGTGACACGCTGGTCGACCACGCCCGCCCGGAGGGGTACTGGCGCTTCGTCGAGCACCGCAACGAGGATCCCCTGCTGCCTCCGGGCGTCGGCTGGATGCAGGGTGCGGCCGGCATCGCGGCGTACCTGTTCCGGCTCCAGCGGGCGGTCGACGGCGACCGGCGCGCGGTCGCGCGGATGGAGAACTGGTGGACCCTCACACGGTGA
- a CDS encoding DUF6886 family protein: MRPAAGEVLHFSEDPTIEIFRPHVAKTAQQATAYVWAVGHDRAPDYWFPRQCPRAMAWVGPNTTPEDRDRIIGAGSGTRVHAVEYGWLDAMRSVELYAYRLPSGAFVEHDAAFVATTDVRPLGPPERVGDLFELHDEAGIQLRVLNRLHDFWAETTASTLEWSGIRLRNARP, translated from the coding sequence ATGCGTCCGGCAGCGGGTGAGGTCCTGCACTTCTCCGAAGATCCGACGATCGAGATCTTCCGGCCCCACGTCGCGAAGACCGCGCAGCAGGCCACGGCGTACGTCTGGGCCGTCGGCCACGACCGGGCCCCCGACTACTGGTTCCCGCGCCAATGCCCGCGCGCGATGGCCTGGGTCGGACCCAACACCACTCCCGAGGACCGCGACCGGATCATCGGCGCCGGCTCCGGCACCCGCGTGCACGCCGTCGAGTACGGCTGGCTGGACGCGATGCGCTCGGTCGAGTTGTACGCCTACCGGCTGCCGTCCGGCGCCTTCGTCGAGCACGACGCGGCCTTCGTCGCGACGACCGACGTACGGCCGCTCGGTCCGCCGGAGCGGGTCGGGGACCTGTTCGAACTGCACGACGAGGCCGGGATCCAGTTGCGGGTCCTGAACCGGCTGCACGACTTCTGGGCCGAGACGACCGCGAGCACGCTCGAGTGGAGCGGTATCCGGCTCCGGAACGCACGGCCATGA